In Cytobacillus oceanisediminis, the following proteins share a genomic window:
- a CDS encoding methyl-accepting chemotaxis protein, which produces MKKRLDNFAAAFSHKLNLGTRLLALFFTLLLLSIAAVGVSSYLKTKDMAIKTIEDRLAREAELMGYIAENLKFVYVSDDAYFKQQLEASVRSQQKKLQSDGIDSDFFYLADNKITPFKVSSKRDATFSRDTISKISAMKNGVIHIEMNGTDYTAAFQEMKEISGVYVVLIPAKAYMSDVHAIGYFMIAAIVVSLSAASAIISLFVRKVTKPLNLLRNTMREVREGNLQNPLEIHTEIPEIASLQKSYNSMIEQMRSLLRELTGTTKELESTGNELKGSSFSALESGQQLVSAIHLVKIGAEQTAASSENSASSFKEMKDKFEDMFLHMESVNRSSEVMNDSARRGGNSISDLIAAIHSFGSEFGKLTLTIKEVKDHSSAITNLVGMVKGIAEQTRLLSLNASIEAARAGEAGKGFAVVAGEVRKLAEQSAGAAEDITQGIRNMENITLRASEEFDQLHTEIKGNLEMAGQSKISLDELMNEISNVSGKLQTMQTELKGLEKTLPQLEQGAEQFSSVSQETLASAEEMLAASVIQTGQMEKTDEIGMKLNSLARSLSEMTSHYRA; this is translated from the coding sequence ATGAAGAAGCGACTGGACAACTTTGCGGCAGCCTTCAGCCATAAGCTGAATCTGGGCACAAGATTATTGGCACTGTTTTTTACCCTGCTGCTGCTATCGATAGCGGCAGTCGGAGTTAGTTCCTATCTTAAAACAAAGGACATGGCAATCAAAACAATTGAGGATAGACTGGCAAGAGAAGCGGAATTAATGGGCTATATAGCGGAAAACTTAAAGTTTGTGTATGTAAGTGATGATGCGTACTTTAAGCAGCAGCTCGAGGCCAGTGTCCGTTCTCAGCAGAAAAAGCTGCAGTCGGATGGGATTGACTCTGATTTTTTCTATCTTGCAGATAACAAGATTACGCCTTTTAAGGTCAGCAGCAAGAGGGATGCCACTTTTTCAAGGGATACAATCAGTAAGATCAGCGCAATGAAAAATGGCGTCATACACATTGAGATGAATGGGACAGATTATACAGCGGCCTTTCAGGAGATGAAGGAAATTAGCGGAGTCTATGTAGTCCTCATCCCGGCAAAAGCGTATATGTCTGATGTGCATGCGATCGGGTATTTTATGATTGCAGCGATTGTGGTCAGTTTATCGGCTGCTTCGGCTATTATCAGTCTTTTTGTAAGAAAAGTAACAAAGCCTTTGAACCTATTAAGAAACACCATGCGGGAGGTCCGGGAAGGAAACCTGCAAAACCCGCTTGAGATTCATACAGAAATTCCCGAAATTGCTTCTCTGCAGAAAAGTTATAACAGCATGATTGAACAAATGAGGAGCCTGCTGCGGGAGCTGACCGGCACAACGAAGGAGCTGGAGAGTACGGGCAATGAGCTGAAAGGGTCCTCCTTCAGCGCTCTTGAAAGCGGACAGCAGCTGGTATCAGCCATTCACCTTGTGAAAATAGGGGCAGAGCAAACCGCTGCCAGTTCTGAAAATAGTGCGTCCAGTTTTAAAGAAATGAAAGATAAGTTCGAAGACATGTTTTTACATATGGAAAGTGTAAACCGCAGCTCAGAGGTGATGAATGATTCTGCCAGGCGCGGCGGGAACAGCATCAGTGATCTGATCGCTGCCATTCATTCCTTTGGCTCGGAGTTTGGAAAATTGACCCTGACAATAAAAGAGGTCAAAGACCATTCCTCAGCGATTACAAATCTTGTCGGAATGGTAAAAGGGATTGCTGAACAAACAAGGCTGTTATCCTTAAATGCTTCCATCGAGGCTGCCCGTGCGGGAGAGGCAGGGAAAGGCTTTGCCGTGGTCGCAGGAGAAGTCAGGAAATTGGCTGAGCAATCTGCAGGTGCTGCAGAAGATATCACTCAGGGAATAAGAAATATGGAGAATATAACACTCAGGGCTTCAGAGGAATTTGACCAGCTACATACAGAGATAAAAGGCAATCTTGAGATGGCAGGCCAATCCAAAATATCATTGGACGAGCTGATGAATGAGATTTCTAATGTAAGCGGAAAGCTCCAAACCATGCAAACGGAGCTGAAAGGCCTGGAAAAAACATTGCCGCAGCTTGAACAGGGGGCTGAACAGTTCTCCTCTGTTTCACAGGAAACATTGGCCAGTGCAGAAGAAATGCTCGCCGCCAGTGTCATTCAAACAGGACAGATGGAGAAAACGGATGAAATTGGGATGAAACTCAACTCTCTGGCAAGGTCATTGTCTGAAATGACAAGCCATTATAGGGCATAG
- a CDS encoding DUF421 domain-containing protein, with protein MDFLQSQHSLSALEWGLRAVIAYFFLVIVAKVLGQRAISQLRLLDLVMALVIGNIIAHPLSDEELGLKGSIVTTTVLVVLYLISLFSILKWPAVRRLVNSKPIPLVQNGEIIYKGLNKARISIDVLLEELREKKVEDVKKVALALWEANGSISFFLDPKYEPITPDFLQRNAEPFDMPRTIIKEGKVDKKELQNIQKDERWLISHLERCYQTEINNVLLATLDSKGTLKVFLYH; from the coding sequence ATGGATTTTTTACAGAGTCAGCACTCACTTTCTGCCTTGGAGTGGGGACTCAGGGCTGTCATCGCTTATTTCTTCTTAGTCATTGTTGCCAAAGTGCTGGGGCAGCGTGCCATTTCCCAATTAAGACTCCTGGATTTAGTAATGGCTTTAGTGATAGGCAATATTATTGCCCATCCCTTATCAGATGAGGAGCTAGGACTAAAAGGTTCAATTGTTACAACCACTGTACTTGTGGTTCTTTACCTGATCAGTTTATTCAGTATCCTGAAATGGCCAGCGGTTAGAAGACTGGTAAACAGCAAGCCTATCCCCCTTGTGCAGAATGGAGAAATCATCTACAAGGGCTTAAACAAAGCAAGGATATCCATTGATGTGCTGCTGGAGGAATTACGCGAGAAAAAAGTAGAAGATGTAAAAAAGGTGGCGCTGGCTCTATGGGAGGCCAACGGGAGCATTTCCTTCTTTTTAGACCCCAAATATGAGCCCATTACACCTGATTTCCTCCAAAGGAATGCTGAACCATTCGATATGCCCAGAACCATCATTAAGGAAGGCAAAGTGGATAAAAAAGAGCTGCAAAACATACAAAAGGACGAAAGATGGCTAATCTCCCATTTAGAACGCTGCTATCAAACAGAAATTAATAACGTTCTGTTAGCTACCCTGGACAGCAAAGGAACCTTGAAGGTATTTTTATATCACTAA
- a CDS encoding sigma-70 family RNA polymerase sigma factor has protein sequence MESFEQVAAQYEPMIHQIIRSLSIYKNQEEYFQIALIRLWEAWNLFDHTKGKFLTFAYSIVKQKLIDELRKTRMQKNTTVTRSEEFWSPAESSYTHQPLEEEQLLSYCSSLTKNQTIWVLSTFLYGLSVKQIAEQHGVTVSAVKAWKKGALTKIRATLQQD, from the coding sequence ATGGAGAGCTTTGAGCAAGTGGCAGCACAATATGAACCGATGATTCATCAGATTATTCGATCTTTGAGTATTTATAAAAATCAGGAAGAGTATTTTCAAATCGCCCTCATCCGGCTTTGGGAGGCATGGAATCTATTTGACCATACAAAGGGAAAGTTTCTGACCTTCGCCTATAGCATCGTTAAACAGAAGCTGATTGATGAATTGAGAAAAACCAGGATGCAGAAAAACACCACTGTCACCCGGAGTGAAGAATTCTGGTCACCAGCGGAATCTTCCTATACACATCAGCCACTCGAAGAAGAGCAGCTTCTTTCTTACTGCAGCAGCCTCACCAAAAATCAGACCATCTGGGTCCTATCGACTTTCCTCTATGGTTTGTCAGTCAAACAGATTGCCGAACAGCATGGAGTAACAGTTTCAGCGGTAAAAGCCTGGAAAAAAGGCGCCCTGACAAAAATCAGGGCCACCCTTCAGCAAGATTAA
- a CDS encoding DUF1659 domain-containing protein, whose amino-acid sequence MAQAIIIDSKLRLVFETGLNGQGKPVYKSKTYNR is encoded by the coding sequence ATGGCACAGGCAATCATCATTGATTCAAAGCTTCGCCTGGTTTTTGAAACAGGATTGAACGGACAGGGCAAACCTGTCTACAAATCAAAAACCTACAACAGGTGA
- a CDS encoding DUF1659 domain-containing protein, which translates to MERTGQTCLQIKNLQQVKQSATADQLFTVGQAIAGLSSYPLTEMNRNDSFDILG; encoded by the coding sequence ATTGAACGGACAGGGCAAACCTGTCTACAAATCAAAAACCTACAACAGGTGAAGCAATCCGCTACAGCGGACCAGCTTTTCACAGTGGGACAGGCAATCGCCGGATTATCAAGCTACCCGCTGACAGAGATGAACAGAAATGACAGCTTCGATATTTTAGGCTAA
- a CDS encoding DUF2922 domain-containing protein has protein sequence MAKTLEMTFVTELGKETKLSVDSPKEPIDPGAVKAVMEQIIAVNAFDGNGGDLVSAKGARLIERNVTDYELV, from the coding sequence ATGGCGAAGACACTTGAAATGACATTTGTAACGGAGCTTGGCAAAGAAACCAAATTATCGGTTGACAGCCCGAAGGAGCCAATTGATCCGGGAGCTGTGAAGGCAGTGATGGAACAAATCATTGCAGTGAACGCATTTGACGGCAATGGCGGTGACCTTGTTTCTGCCAAAGGTGCTAGATTAATAGAGCGCAATGTGACTGATTACGAATTAGTGTAA
- a CDS encoding YvrJ family protein has translation MEQMVTLISELGFPIVVTLFLLNRIEAKLDVVVSSIQGLPDRLKE, from the coding sequence ATGGAACAGATGGTCACCCTGATCAGCGAACTCGGCTTCCCGATTGTGGTCACGCTTTTTTTGCTGAACCGGATCGAAGCCAAGCTTGATGTGGTCGTGTCCTCAATCCAGGGATTGCCGGATCGGCTGAAAGAATAG
- a CDS encoding AraC family transcriptional regulator, protein MDLLQNMNLAMRYIEEHLTDEIDFKVAAKISYCSEYHFKRMFSFLAGVSLSEYIRRRRLTLAAFDLKDKNAKVIDVAMKYGYSSPDSFTRAFQQLHGITPSEARSDGHALKAYPPMTFHLSIKGGNAMNYRIEEKDAFRIVGLKKRVPIIFNGVNPEIAAMWKSLDEQMIIKLKSLSNTDPLGLISASANFSEGRMEEKGELDHYIGAATTKECPEGMASLEVEACSWAVFEAVGPFPETLQNIWGRIYSEWFPSSSYQQIEGPEILWNESKDTTSPVFRSEIWIPVAKK, encoded by the coding sequence ATGGATTTGCTGCAAAATATGAATCTGGCGATGAGGTATATTGAAGAGCATTTAACGGATGAAATTGACTTCAAAGTAGCAGCAAAGATTTCGTATTGCTCGGAATACCATTTTAAACGAATGTTTTCCTTTCTTGCCGGTGTATCGCTTTCCGAGTATATCCGCAGGAGACGGCTGACATTGGCTGCCTTCGATCTGAAGGATAAGAATGCCAAGGTCATTGATGTAGCCATGAAATATGGGTATAGCTCGCCTGATTCGTTTACGCGGGCATTCCAGCAGCTTCATGGCATCACTCCTTCAGAAGCCAGGAGTGATGGCCATGCCCTTAAGGCTTATCCGCCGATGACCTTCCATTTATCTATTAAGGGAGGAAATGCAATGAACTATCGTATAGAAGAAAAAGATGCCTTTCGGATTGTGGGCTTAAAGAAGAGGGTACCGATCATTTTTAACGGGGTGAATCCGGAGATTGCAGCCATGTGGAAGAGTTTAGATGAACAAATGATTATTAAACTTAAAAGTTTATCGAATACAGATCCCCTGGGTCTGATTAGTGCATCAGCAAATTTTTCTGAAGGAAGAATGGAAGAAAAGGGGGAGCTTGATCATTATATAGGGGCAGCTACCACGAAGGAATGTCCAGAGGGTATGGCGTCCCTTGAGGTTGAAGCATGTTCATGGGCAGTTTTTGAAGCGGTGGGGCCATTCCCTGAAACGCTTCAGAATATCTGGGGACGCATCTACTCGGAATGGTTTCCTTCCTCTTCCTATCAGCAAATAGAAGGGCCGGAAATACTCTGGAATGAAAGTAAAGATACCACTTCCCCGGTATTTCGCAGTGAAATCTGGATTCCGGTTGCAAAAAAATAG
- a CDS encoding helix-turn-helix domain-containing protein, with product MAEKLFVSRQSVSKWENGQNYPSIEIIIKLSDLFGVTIDELLRSDGELTEKVIKDSRQLAYPRWKVFFDCLFLIGSAMLIIKLCILGLNKFTALDTPLRGSFFWNFGPLFLMLGGAIFSDTLKKKYKNE from the coding sequence CTGGCTGAAAAGCTGTTTGTGAGCCGCCAGTCTGTTTCCAAATGGGAAAATGGCCAAAACTATCCCAGCATTGAAATTATTATTAAACTGAGTGATCTGTTTGGGGTTACAATTGATGAATTGTTAAGGAGTGACGGGGAATTGACAGAGAAAGTGATAAAGGACAGCAGGCAATTGGCTTATCCCAGATGGAAAGTATTCTTTGATTGTTTATTTTTGATAGGGTCCGCCATGCTAATCATTAAACTATGCATTTTAGGCCTCAATAAATTTACTGCACTGGACACTCCTCTTCGCGGATCTTTTTTCTGGAATTTCGGTCCTTTATTCTTAATGCTGGGCGGTGCGATTTTCTCTGACACATTAAAAAAGAAATATAAAAATGAGTAA
- a CDS encoding malate:quinone oxidoreductase, giving the protein MSSVQNKTDVILIGAGIMSATLGSLLKELAPEWEIKVFEKLESAGEESSNEWNNAGTGHAALCELNYTSEKSDGSIDITKAINVNEQFQLSRQFWAYLVENNLIRNPQDFIMPIPHMSFVQGEKNVSFLKKRLEALSANPLFQGMEFSDDPEKLKEWIPVMMDGRTSDEPIAATKIDSGTDVNFGALTRMLFDHLKSKNVNVHYKHSVEDLKRADDGSWNVKVRNMESGTTENHQAKFVFIGGGGGSLHLLQKTGIPESKHIGGFPVSGLFLVCNKPEIVEKHHAKVYGKAKVGAPPMSVPHLDTRFIDNKKSLLFGPFAGFSPKFLKTGSNLDLIKSVKPNNVITMLAAGAKEMGLTKYLIQQVMLSHEQRVEELREFIPNAQSEDWSVVVAGQRVQVIKDTPAGKGTLQFGTEVVSASDGSVAALLGASPGASTAVNVMLEVLQKCFPQYMEEWHFKIKKMIPSYGMSLSENPELFHEIHESTAQVLGLSEAENQKELAYT; this is encoded by the coding sequence ATGAGCAGCGTACAGAACAAAACAGACGTTATCTTAATTGGTGCCGGAATCATGAGCGCGACTTTGGGGTCTTTACTGAAAGAGTTAGCACCTGAATGGGAAATCAAAGTGTTTGAAAAGCTCGAAAGCGCAGGAGAAGAAAGCTCTAACGAATGGAATAATGCAGGGACGGGACATGCTGCATTGTGCGAGCTTAACTATACATCTGAAAAATCTGATGGATCAATAGATATTACTAAAGCGATTAATGTAAATGAACAATTTCAGCTTTCCAGACAGTTTTGGGCTTATCTTGTAGAAAACAACCTGATTCGCAATCCGCAGGACTTTATTATGCCAATCCCTCATATGAGTTTTGTTCAAGGGGAAAAAAATGTATCGTTTTTGAAAAAACGTTTGGAAGCGCTGTCAGCTAATCCGCTGTTTCAGGGCATGGAATTTTCCGATGACCCTGAAAAGCTGAAGGAATGGATTCCGGTGATGATGGATGGCCGCACTTCGGACGAGCCAATTGCAGCTACCAAAATTGACTCTGGTACGGATGTCAACTTCGGTGCGTTAACGCGCATGCTGTTTGACCATCTAAAGAGTAAAAATGTCAATGTTCATTATAAGCACAGCGTTGAGGATTTGAAGCGTGCTGATGATGGATCATGGAACGTCAAAGTTCGAAATATGGAAAGCGGCACAACCGAAAACCATCAGGCGAAGTTCGTATTCATCGGCGGCGGTGGCGGAAGCCTGCATCTGCTGCAGAAGACGGGCATCCCTGAATCCAAGCATATAGGCGGATTCCCGGTAAGCGGACTGTTCCTCGTCTGCAACAAACCGGAAATTGTCGAGAAGCATCATGCAAAAGTGTACGGAAAAGCCAAAGTAGGTGCACCTCCAATGTCCGTACCACATTTGGATACAAGGTTTATTGATAACAAGAAATCCCTGCTGTTCGGACCATTTGCCGGCTTCTCGCCGAAGTTCTTAAAGACAGGTTCCAATTTGGACCTGATCAAGTCCGTTAAACCGAATAATGTCATCACCATGCTGGCAGCTGGTGCAAAAGAAATGGGGCTGACAAAATATCTGATTCAGCAGGTCATGCTATCCCATGAACAGCGTGTCGAAGAATTGCGTGAGTTTATTCCAAACGCTCAGAGCGAAGACTGGAGTGTCGTGGTCGCAGGCCAGCGTGTGCAGGTTATCAAGGATACGCCTGCCGGAAAAGGAACCCTGCAATTCGGCACCGAGGTAGTCAGTGCCTCAGATGGCTCGGTTGCTGCCTTGCTCGGAGCTTCTCCGGGTGCTTCAACAGCCGTTAACGTCATGCTTGAAGTATTGCAAAAATGCTTCCCGCAGTATATGGAAGAGTGGCATTTTAAAATCAAGAAAATGATTCCGTCCTATGGTATGTCACTATCGGAAAATCCTGAGCTGTTCCATGAGATTCATGAATCAACAGCACAGGTGCTGGGACTGAGCGAAGCAGAAAATCAAAAAGAGCTGGCCTATACCTGA
- a CDS encoding aminoimidazole riboside kinase yields the protein MKGVLCLGEALIDFIPLTSDNSTYQKAPGGAPANVSVGVSKLGGKAAFIGKVGNDVLGHFLQDTLKGYGVHTQYMKLTDEARTGITFVTLEPSGERDFSFYINPSADSFLNKDEIDWSIFEEYKIFHFGSISLIHEPSRTAALQAVKRAKEMNMIISYDPNLRLGLWDSADRAKAEIMATLPYADMLKISEEELTFLTGCSDIEEGISRLPENQLTIVTLGSDGSLFRCKDEIGKIPALPYKVVDTTGAGDAFVSGLLYCINESPKAFEEHSHDEIASMVRFANVSGGLAVTRKGAMTGLPCLDEVQEILKKT from the coding sequence ATGAAAGGAGTTCTATGTTTAGGGGAAGCTCTGATTGATTTTATTCCCCTGACTTCTGATAATTCAACCTATCAAAAGGCTCCGGGCGGGGCACCGGCTAATGTTTCGGTTGGAGTTTCGAAGCTTGGAGGGAAGGCTGCCTTCATCGGGAAAGTCGGAAACGATGTCCTCGGGCACTTTCTGCAGGATACCTTGAAGGGGTACGGGGTCCATACACAATATATGAAACTGACGGATGAAGCGCGGACAGGTATTACGTTTGTGACGTTAGAGCCCTCTGGTGAACGGGATTTTAGTTTTTATATTAACCCAAGTGCAGATAGTTTCCTGAATAAAGATGAGATCGACTGGTCCATTTTTGAAGAATATAAGATTTTTCACTTTGGCTCGATTTCACTGATTCATGAGCCTTCGAGAACTGCAGCCCTTCAAGCAGTGAAGAGGGCTAAGGAAATGAACATGATTATTTCATATGATCCGAATCTCCGCTTGGGATTGTGGGATTCTGCGGACAGGGCGAAAGCAGAAATTATGGCGACTCTCCCCTATGCTGATATGTTAAAAATTTCGGAGGAGGAACTCACCTTTTTAACGGGGTGCAGTGATATTGAGGAAGGAATATCCCGGCTGCCTGAAAATCAGCTGACAATCGTTACATTGGGCAGTGACGGCAGCCTCTTCCGCTGTAAAGATGAGATTGGGAAAATTCCTGCATTGCCATACAAGGTGGTGGATACCACCGGTGCCGGAGATGCATTCGTTTCCGGGCTCCTTTATTGCATAAATGAATCTCCTAAAGCTTTTGAGGAGCATTCGCATGACGAGATAGCTTCCATGGTTCGCTTTGCAAATGTGTCAGGAGGCCTGGCTGTAACCAGAAAAGGCGCCATGACCGGTCTTCCCTGCCTGGATGAAGTGCAGGAAATTCTTAAAAAGACATAA
- a CDS encoding glycoside hydrolase family 32 protein, translating into MTEIDLFKKASGEAEKNRHLVRQDPYRLKYHLMPPVGLLNDPNGLIQFKGVYHVFYQWNPFDTAHGAKYWGHYSSRDLVHWKEEPIALAPDQWYDRNGCYSGSAIDHDGKLYLFYTGNVKTEEGKRETYQCLAVSEDGIHFAKKGPVLELPKGYTAHFRDPKVWEKDGHFYMVVGAQTPNQEGAAVLFASKDLYHWEEKGKIAGAWMNGLEDFGYMWECPDLFELDGQEILLISPQGLEPSGYEYHNLFQSGYFAGKLDYEKAKFKHGSFAELDRGFDFYAPQTFKDDSGRRILYGWMGITDEAESSQPTVPYRWIHALTMPRVLEIKNGRLIQTPVKELKNLRKDKMELHNMEINGESLQLDGLRGKTAELMLESFKNVKGIFKMDLRNEASLTYNPDQKEIQLKRRNVKTGMQESRICKISSLSKLHVFMDQSSLEIFINGGEEVFTARYFPDPEDETIFFSGDAGFSVSMWNLEDK; encoded by the coding sequence ATGACTGAAATAGATTTATTCAAGAAGGCCAGCGGGGAAGCAGAAAAAAACAGGCATTTGGTTAGGCAGGATCCTTACCGGTTGAAGTATCATCTCATGCCGCCTGTCGGCTTGCTGAATGATCCCAATGGCTTAATCCAGTTCAAGGGTGTTTACCATGTATTTTATCAATGGAATCCGTTCGACACTGCACATGGTGCCAAATATTGGGGACATTACTCATCCAGGGATCTCGTCCATTGGAAGGAGGAGCCTATCGCGCTGGCTCCTGATCAGTGGTATGACCGGAATGGCTGCTATTCCGGCAGTGCGATAGATCATGATGGAAAGCTTTATCTCTTTTATACAGGAAATGTGAAGACGGAGGAGGGCAAGCGCGAGACTTATCAGTGTCTTGCCGTTTCAGAAGATGGCATCCATTTTGCCAAAAAAGGGCCTGTCCTGGAGCTGCCGAAAGGGTATACCGCTCATTTCCGGGATCCGAAGGTCTGGGAAAAGGATGGGCACTTCTATATGGTAGTTGGAGCTCAGACCCCCAATCAGGAGGGTGCCGCTGTCCTGTTTGCTTCGAAGGATTTATACCATTGGGAGGAAAAAGGGAAGATTGCCGGCGCATGGATGAATGGTCTAGAAGACTTCGGTTATATGTGGGAATGTCCGGATTTATTTGAGCTGGATGGCCAGGAGATATTGCTTATTTCACCGCAGGGGCTTGAGCCGAGCGGGTATGAATACCATAACCTTTTTCAATCAGGGTATTTTGCCGGAAAGCTTGATTACGAAAAAGCGAAGTTTAAACATGGTTCCTTTGCTGAGCTGGATCGCGGCTTTGATTTTTATGCACCGCAGACGTTTAAAGACGATTCAGGCAGGCGGATTCTTTATGGATGGATGGGCATTACAGATGAAGCTGAATCCAGCCAACCAACTGTTCCTTATCGCTGGATCCACGCATTGACCATGCCAAGAGTGCTTGAAATAAAAAACGGAAGGCTTATCCAGACGCCTGTAAAGGAATTAAAAAATCTCCGCAAAGATAAGATGGAGCTCCATAATATGGAGATTAATGGAGAAAGCCTGCAACTGGACGGATTAAGGGGAAAAACGGCCGAACTGATGCTGGAATCCTTTAAGAATGTAAAGGGAATATTCAAAATGGATTTACGGAATGAGGCCTCTCTTACTTATAATCCGGATCAAAAGGAAATCCAGCTGAAAAGAAGAAATGTAAAAACAGGAATGCAGGAGTCAAGAATCTGCAAAATTTCAAGTCTATCCAAACTGCATGTGTTTATGGATCAGTCTTCACTGGAAATTTTCATAAATGGCGGAGAGGAAGTGTTCACCGCACGATATTTTCCTGATCCTGAGGATGAAACGATTTTCTTTAGCGGGGATGCAGGCTTTTCGGTATCCATGTGGAATCTTGAGGATAAATAA
- a CDS encoding sucrose-specific PTS transporter subunit IIBC codes for MSEYRKIAEELIDAVGGRENVHSVAHCATRLRIMVNDKEKIDQEKVESINKVKGAFFNSGQYQIIFGTGTVNKVYEEVSGLDIESMSASEQKQEAVKSGSAFQRAIRKFGDVFVPIIPVLVATGLFMGLRGLVMQEEILALFGMTASDVSENFILFTQVLTDTAFIFLPALIAWSTFRVFGGTPIIGLILGLMLVSPSLPNAWDVAGGNVEPIYFFGFIPVVGYQASVLPAFIAGIIGAKLERVIRKRVPDALDLIITPFLTLLIMIGLSLLVIGPLFHMVEQGILDVTTTVLSWPFGISGILIGGLNQLIVITGVHHIFNMLEIQLLAQYKSNPYNAIVTCAVAAQGGATLAVALKTQSAKLKALAFPSALSAFLGITEPALFGVNLRYGKPFVMGLIGGAAGGFAASLLQLKATGMAVTVIPGTLLYLNGQVLQYILVNVIAIAVAFALTWMFGYSDKAKKEVEQGQ; via the coding sequence ATGTCGGAGTATCGTAAAATTGCGGAGGAATTAATTGACGCTGTCGGAGGCAGGGAAAATGTTCACTCAGTAGCCCACTGTGCGACCAGGCTGCGGATCATGGTGAATGATAAGGAAAAAATTGATCAGGAAAAGGTTGAAAGCATCAATAAGGTAAAAGGAGCTTTCTTCAATTCAGGCCAATATCAGATTATTTTTGGCACGGGAACGGTTAATAAAGTCTATGAAGAAGTATCCGGCCTGGACATTGAATCCATGTCAGCATCAGAGCAGAAACAAGAAGCGGTTAAAAGCGGTTCTGCTTTCCAAAGGGCGATCCGGAAATTCGGGGATGTATTTGTGCCGATCATTCCAGTCCTTGTCGCGACAGGACTCTTTATGGGATTGCGCGGACTGGTGATGCAGGAGGAAATTCTCGCTTTATTTGGCATGACGGCATCTGATGTGTCAGAAAATTTCATTTTATTCACTCAGGTACTGACGGATACGGCGTTTATTTTCCTGCCGGCTCTTATCGCCTGGTCAACCTTTAGAGTATTTGGCGGGACGCCTATTATCGGTTTAATCCTTGGCTTGATGCTTGTAAGTCCTTCCCTGCCTAATGCCTGGGATGTAGCAGGTGGAAATGTTGAACCGATTTACTTTTTTGGATTCATTCCGGTTGTCGGCTATCAGGCATCTGTCCTTCCAGCCTTTATTGCCGGGATTATTGGGGCAAAATTGGAGAGGGTCATTCGAAAACGGGTGCCGGATGCGTTGGATTTAATTATTACCCCGTTCTTAACCCTTCTGATCATGATTGGATTATCGCTTCTTGTCATTGGGCCGTTATTTCATATGGTGGAGCAGGGCATCCTGGATGTTACTACGACTGTGCTCTCATGGCCGTTCGGGATCAGCGGCATCCTTATCGGGGGTCTTAATCAGCTTATCGTTATCACTGGTGTTCATCATATTTTCAATATGCTGGAGATCCAGCTATTGGCTCAATATAAAAGCAATCCTTACAACGCAATTGTTACATGTGCCGTTGCAGCACAAGGCGGTGCAACCTTAGCAGTCGCTTTAAAAACACAATCAGCCAAATTAAAGGCTTTGGCTTTTCCATCTGCTTTATCTGCGTTTTTGGGAATAACCGAGCCAGCATTGTTCGGTGTCAATCTGCGCTACGGAAAGCCGTTTGTCATGGGACTGATTGGCGGAGCTGCCGGCGGGTTCGCTGCCTCCCTGCTTCAGCTGAAAGCGACAGGAATGGCCGTTACCGTTATTCCAGGCACCCTTCTTTACTTAAATGGCCAGGTTCTGCAGTACATTTTAGTCAATGTGATTGCCATCGCAGTGGCCTTTGCCCTGACCTGGATGTTTGGATATTCGGATAAGGCAAAGAAAGAAGTGGAACAGGGACAGTAA